Proteins co-encoded in one Armatimonadota bacterium genomic window:
- a CDS encoding ABC transporter substrate-binding protein, protein MRTGIVAAAIVVLLAVAFGPAAAQPRPVKIAFLSSLSGPFAFWGVNARDGMKMAVAEVNAAGGVLGRPLELVERDDRNSPAEAITAFRFLVEREGIVAAGGVISSDVALAASREAETLRVPLFLTMAGSHEILRRSTRYTFRTCLVAAPMYVQAIAAMVRQGNYARVGAIVADYAWGHSIREAFERYVTPLQGVRTQVEVAPVVTPDFTPYLRRLQRLDPQLLVAAGHPPGNPTIVRQARELGLAAPVIGSVLPPELMVQRAGDAVHGRFLDYSCVDFQSPTYRRLAARYFADYKRYFDNSAFSGYVIVKMVADAARRANSTDPSAVAQAIRTGRFTQPGYGWPLSYTEWGEMKEARPIIFSIEPGEAPGGANPGAGWYQKWLFRASAVEVYVPPQ, encoded by the coding sequence ATGCGCACGGGGATCGTTGCGGCAGCCATCGTGGTCCTGCTGGCCGTGGCCTTCGGACCGGCGGCGGCCCAGCCGCGACCGGTCAAGATCGCCTTCCTCAGTTCGTTGAGCGGCCCCTTTGCCTTCTGGGGCGTCAACGCGCGCGACGGGATGAAGATGGCCGTCGCGGAGGTGAACGCGGCGGGCGGGGTGCTCGGACGCCCGCTGGAACTGGTCGAGCGCGACGACCGCAACAGCCCGGCGGAGGCCATCACCGCGTTCCGTTTCCTGGTGGAGCGCGAGGGCATCGTCGCGGCCGGGGGCGTGATCTCCAGCGACGTGGCGCTGGCGGCCTCCCGTGAGGCCGAGACGCTGCGCGTGCCGCTGTTCCTGACCATGGCCGGCTCCCACGAGATCCTCCGGCGCAGCACCCGCTACACGTTCCGCACCTGCCTGGTGGCGGCGCCCATGTACGTGCAGGCGATCGCCGCCATGGTACGCCAGGGCAACTACGCCCGCGTCGGCGCCATCGTGGCCGACTACGCCTGGGGCCACTCGATCCGGGAAGCCTTCGAGCGCTACGTGACGCCCCTGCAGGGCGTGCGCACCCAGGTCGAGGTGGCGCCCGTGGTGACGCCCGACTTCACGCCCTACCTGCGCCGGCTCCAGCGGTTGGATCCCCAGCTGCTGGTGGCCGCCGGCCATCCGCCCGGCAACCCCACCATCGTGCGCCAGGCGCGCGAGCTCGGGCTTGCGGCGCCGGTGATCGGGTCGGTGCTGCCCCCCGAGCTGATGGTGCAGCGGGCCGGCGACGCCGTCCACGGTCGGTTCCTGGACTACTCGTGCGTGGACTTCCAGAGCCCGACGTACCGGCGACTGGCGGCGCGCTACTTCGCCGACTACAAGCGCTACTTCGACAACAGCGCGTTCTCCGGCTATGTGATCGTCAAGATGGTGGCCGATGCCGCCAGGCGGGCCAACAGCACCGACCCGTCGGCGGTGGCCCAGGCGATTCGCACCGGACGCTTCACCCAGCCGGGCTACGGCTGGCCGCTGTCGTACACGGAGTGGGGCGAGATGAAGGAAGCCCGGCCCATCATCTTCTCGATCGAGCCCGGGGAAGCGCCGGGCGGCGCCAACCCCGGCGCGGGCTGGTACCAGAAGTGGCTGTTCCGCGCCTCCGCGGTGGAGGTGTATGTCCCGCCCCAGTGA
- a CDS encoding hotdog fold thioesterase, whose product MPRSQLPPAVRRWVARDAFARRLGIEIVALGAGRSRLRLRVAPWMTNVHGITHGGVVFALADAAFAAAANSHGVPAVALAMSVQFLAPSHAGDVLVADAREARLGRRAAFYAMTVKTTTGTTIATCQGVVHRRAGEGCP is encoded by the coding sequence GTGCCGAGGTCGCAGCTCCCGCCGGCGGTGCGCCGCTGGGTCGCCCGCGATGCGTTCGCCAGGCGCCTGGGCATCGAGATCGTGGCGTTGGGCGCGGGGCGCAGTCGCCTGCGCCTGCGCGTGGCACCGTGGATGACCAACGTCCACGGCATCACCCACGGCGGGGTGGTCTTCGCGCTGGCCGATGCGGCCTTCGCCGCGGCCGCCAACAGCCACGGGGTGCCCGCCGTGGCCCTGGCGATGTCGGTGCAGTTCCTGGCGCCGTCGCACGCCGGCGACGTGCTGGTGGCCGACGCACGGGAAGCGCGGCTGGGCCGCCGGGCCGCGTTCTACGCCATGACCGTCAAGACGACGACCGGCACCACGATCGCCACCTGTCAGGGGGTCGTGCACCGCCGGGCCGGGGAGGGATGCCCGTGA
- a CDS encoding phenylacetate--CoA ligase: MWNRTMETLARADLERLQLERLRQVATRAYERVPLYRRRFDEAGVRPDQIRTLADLRRLPFTRKADFRDHYPFGLLAVPLRECVRIHASSGTTGKPTVVAYTRGDLAVWAEVCARALAAAGAQPGDVFQNAYGYGLFTGGLGMHYGAELLGLTVIPASGGNTERQVLLLQDFGAKILACTPTYALVLAEAFRQRGIAPGSLPLRFGILGAEPWSEAMRDEIERGLGIKAVNIYGLSEIIGPGVSVECVEAQAGAHIFEDHFLPEVVDPESGEPLPPGQPGELVFTTLTKEAMPMIRYRTGDIAALLPDACPCGRTHVRMSRVIGRTDDMLIIRGINVYPSQVEAALGSLPELTPHIQLVVTRERALDDLEVRVEVREAFAAQVGGHLTDGHPAVEALRARCEQKLHGVLGIHAKVTLAAPGTLPRSEGGKLRRVDDRRPRG, from the coding sequence ATCTGGAACCGCACCATGGAGACCCTGGCGCGCGCCGACCTGGAGCGGCTGCAGCTGGAACGCCTGCGCCAGGTGGCCACCCGCGCCTACGAACGGGTGCCGCTGTACCGGCGCCGCTTCGATGAGGCGGGGGTGCGCCCCGACCAGATCCGCACGCTGGCCGACCTGCGCCGGCTCCCGTTCACCCGCAAGGCCGACTTCCGCGACCACTACCCCTTCGGGTTGCTGGCGGTGCCGCTGCGGGAGTGCGTGCGCATCCACGCCTCCTCGGGCACCACCGGCAAGCCCACGGTGGTGGCCTACACCCGCGGCGATCTGGCCGTGTGGGCCGAGGTCTGCGCCCGGGCGCTGGCTGCCGCGGGCGCGCAGCCGGGCGACGTCTTCCAGAACGCCTACGGCTACGGGCTGTTCACCGGCGGCCTGGGGATGCACTACGGTGCGGAGCTGTTGGGCTTGACGGTGATCCCGGCCTCGGGCGGCAACACCGAACGGCAGGTGCTGCTGCTGCAAGACTTCGGTGCCAAGATCCTGGCCTGCACGCCGACCTACGCCCTGGTGCTCGCCGAGGCGTTCCGGCAGCGCGGGATCGCGCCCGGCAGCCTCCCGCTGCGCTTTGGGATCCTGGGCGCGGAGCCGTGGAGCGAGGCGATGCGCGACGAGATCGAGCGGGGGCTGGGCATCAAGGCGGTGAACATCTACGGGCTCAGCGAGATCATCGGGCCCGGCGTCTCGGTGGAGTGCGTGGAGGCCCAGGCGGGTGCCCACATCTTCGAGGACCACTTCCTCCCCGAGGTGGTGGATCCCGAAAGCGGCGAGCCGCTGCCGCCGGGCCAGCCGGGCGAGCTGGTCTTCACCACGCTCACCAAGGAAGCCATGCCGATGATCCGCTACCGCACCGGCGACATCGCCGCGCTGCTGCCCGACGCGTGCCCCTGCGGGCGCACTCACGTCCGCATGAGCCGCGTGATCGGGCGCACCGACGACATGCTGATCATCCGCGGCATCAACGTCTACCCGTCGCAGGTGGAGGCCGCGCTGGGCAGCCTGCCCGAACTGACCCCGCACATCCAGCTGGTGGTGACGCGCGAGCGGGCGCTGGACGACCTGGAGGTGCGGGTCGAGGTGCGGGAGGCGTTCGCCGCGCAGGTCGGCGGTCACCTGACCGACGGCCACCCGGCGGTCGAGGCGCTGCGGGCGCGCTGCGAGCAAAAACTGCACGGCGTGCTCGGCATCCACGCGAAGGTCACGCTGGCCGCGCCCGGCACCCTGCCGCGCAGCGAGGGCGGGAAGCTGCGCCGGGTGGACGACCGGCGCCCGCGCGGGTAG
- a CDS encoding thioesterase family protein, whose translation MREGLRPGTEAEVTVTVTETMLAWFEEMGLVHPVYSTWTMVRHMELASRKVILPYLEPHEEAVGYSVSATHLAPTPLGARVTVRARLVRLDGNQVVCAVVARRDDVTIGEGTTVQVVLPRQALRARFEAIGARLPSP comes from the coding sequence ATGCGTGAGGGGTTGCGTCCGGGGACGGAAGCCGAGGTGACCGTCACCGTCACCGAGACGATGCTGGCGTGGTTCGAGGAGATGGGCCTGGTGCACCCGGTCTACTCCACGTGGACCATGGTGCGGCACATGGAGCTCGCGTCACGGAAGGTGATCCTGCCCTACCTCGAGCCGCACGAGGAGGCGGTGGGCTACAGCGTGAGCGCCACGCACCTGGCCCCGACGCCGCTGGGTGCCCGGGTGACCGTGCGTGCCCGCCTGGTGCGGCTGGACGGCAACCAGGTGGTCTGCGCCGTTGTGGCCCGGCGCGACGACGTGACGATCGGCGAGGGCACGACGGTCCAGGTCGTGCTGCCCCGTCAGGCGCTGCGCGCGCGGTTCGAAGCGATCGGGGCGCGGCTGCCCTCACCCTGA
- a CDS encoding ABC transporter ATP-binding protein, with the protein MLLEVRGLTAGYGRLVVLREIALAVRAGSIVALIGANGAGKTTLLRVLSGLLAPAAGRVVFDGLDITGWPPERLVGMGLVHVPERRQLFSSMSVEDNLRLGAYVRARNEGARAVAADFERVFAIFPRLRERRRQLAGTLSGGEQQMLAIARGLMARPRLLLLDEPSLGLAPLLVRELFAGLADLRAAGHTLLVAEQNARQALRAADEAFVLEAGHITRSGPGQALLADPAVQAAYLGARAPVGRSG; encoded by the coding sequence ATGCTCCTTGAGGTGCGCGGCCTCACCGCTGGATACGGCCGGCTCGTGGTGCTGCGCGAGATCGCGCTCGCGGTGCGGGCCGGCTCGATCGTCGCCCTCATCGGCGCCAACGGCGCCGGCAAGACCACACTGTTGCGGGTGCTCTCGGGCTTGCTGGCCCCCGCGGCGGGCCGCGTTGTCTTCGACGGCCTGGACATCACCGGCTGGCCGCCCGAGCGCCTGGTCGGGATGGGCCTGGTGCACGTGCCCGAGCGCCGGCAGCTCTTCTCGTCGATGTCCGTGGAGGACAACCTGCGGCTGGGGGCCTACGTGCGCGCGCGCAACGAGGGCGCCCGCGCGGTGGCCGCCGACTTCGAGCGCGTCTTCGCCATCTTCCCGCGCCTGCGCGAGCGTCGCCGGCAGCTCGCCGGCACGCTGTCGGGCGGCGAGCAGCAGATGCTGGCCATCGCCCGCGGCCTCATGGCGCGCCCCCGGCTGCTGCTGCTGGACGAGCCCTCGCTGGGCCTGGCCCCACTCTTGGTCCGGGAGCTGTTCGCGGGGCTGGCCGACCTGCGGGCGGCCGGGCATACCCTGCTGGTGGCCGAGCAGAACGCCCGGCAGGCGCTGCGCGCGGCCGACGAGGCGTTCGTGCTGGAGGCCGGGCACATCACGCGGTCCGGCCCGGGGCAGGCGCTCCTGGCCGACCCGGCCGTGCAGGCCGCCTACCTGGGCGCCCGGGCCCCCGTCGGCCGCTCAGGGTGA
- a CDS encoding ABC transporter ATP-binding protein — MAQPPLLAVDGVSHTFGGLHALRDVTLGVRAGQIKALIGPNGAGKTTLFNLITGVLAPQAGQVTFLGQPVLGLPPYRIAALGIARTFQNVRLFPGMTVFEHVLVGCHLHLHSGLVDALVRSRRIRREEAAIGERAHRLLDRVGLARWADAQADSLPFGLQRVVEVARALATSPRLLLLDEPAAGLTPTEKGQLGALIRSIRDDGVTVFLVEHDMDLVMGLADEVAVLDQGMLIADGPPAAVQADPRVIAAYLGEVEGPEAAPTAEETAHAP; from the coding sequence ATGGCGCAGCCGCCGTTGCTGGCAGTGGACGGGGTCAGCCACACCTTCGGCGGCCTGCACGCCCTGCGCGACGTGACGCTCGGTGTGCGCGCGGGACAGATCAAGGCGTTGATCGGTCCCAACGGCGCCGGGAAGACCACCCTGTTCAACCTGATCACCGGCGTGCTGGCGCCGCAGGCGGGCCAGGTGACGTTCCTGGGCCAGCCGGTGCTGGGGCTGCCCCCGTATCGCATCGCCGCCCTGGGCATCGCCCGCACGTTCCAGAACGTCCGGCTGTTCCCGGGCATGACGGTCTTCGAGCACGTGCTGGTCGGCTGCCACCTCCACCTGCACAGCGGCCTGGTCGATGCCCTGGTCCGGTCGCGGCGCATTCGCCGGGAGGAAGCGGCGATCGGCGAACGCGCCCACCGGCTGCTGGACCGCGTCGGCCTGGCCCGCTGGGCCGATGCCCAGGCCGACAGCCTGCCGTTTGGCCTGCAGCGGGTCGTGGAGGTCGCCCGGGCGCTGGCCACGTCGCCCCGCCTGCTGCTTCTGGACGAGCCGGCCGCCGGCCTGACGCCGACGGAGAAGGGCCAGCTCGGCGCGCTGATCCGCAGCATCCGCGACGACGGCGTCACCGTCTTCCTCGTGGAGCACGACATGGACCTGGTCATGGGCCTCGCGGACGAGGTGGCGGTGCTGGACCAGGGCATGCTCATCGCCGACGGCCCTCCGGCCGCCGTGCAGGCCGACCCGCGGGTGATCGCCGCCTACCTGGGCGAAGTCGAGGGCCCGGAGGCGGCCCCGACCGCGGAGGAGACTGCGCATGCTCCTTGA